In the genome of Arabidopsis thaliana chromosome 4, partial sequence, the window TCCAACCTCCAACTAAATAAACCGCACCAGACATATAACTCTTTACTTCTGATTCCCATGACTTTCCTTCTTCGTTCATCAAAACTATCTCATGCCTTCCTTTACTAAAACCACTTCGCTTCACGAAATCTCTCGGCACACTCTGCATCAGTCATCAAATTGCATTAGGACTGAtataaacatagaaaaaaacaaagaaaccgCTAATCCGACAAACCACTGCATCTCTTGATATGTTTGAATGCGTCACGGATTGGCTAAAACAATTCAGATCTGATGAAGACTTATCAGATTCTTTTTGCACATTCTCTTCACCTTCTTTCTCGGATATTTCTGAATCAGAAAATAAACGTTTCAAGAATAGCCTAAGATAAATGTATAAAGGTTCATTGAATGATGATTCATACCATTTTCACCACTCTCTTCGCCTTCTTCATGTCTGCTAGACTGTGGGTATTGGATCTCACAGCAACTAGGTCCCAAAGCAGTGACATGGAACACCATGTCTCCTTCATGTCTAAAGACAACAAAGTCACCGATTCGAAGATCATGTGCCTCAACGAACTCTTTCCAACCTTCCGTGAGTCTATGACCCTCCATCTTTACTTCCCATGTTCTCTCCGACGCATCTGTTCTCAACGTTACAGTCTTGCCTTCGTGTTTTCCCTCGATGTGCTCAGAGAAGTAGTTCACAGGAATTTTCTGCAACAGAGAAACAGAACCATCATGAGACTATATGTTATGTTCAGACagattgagagaaagaaagattgcGTACGAGGTTGCTCTGGAATCCGGGAAGAAGAGGCTGGAAGAAGTGTTGGTTAGTCGGAGACAAGGGTGATGCATTCGCCATTCCGATCACTCTAACAAAGCCAAAAGCCCAAAAGTTTTCTCGGTGACTTAatgtaataaaatacaaaGGAGATTCTTGTCTACATT includes:
- a CDS encoding transcriptional factor B3 family protein (Transcriptional factor B3 family protein; FUNCTIONS IN: DNA binding, sequence-specific DNA binding transcription factor activity; INVOLVED IN: regulation of transcription, DNA-dependent; LOCATED IN: chloroplast envelope; CONTAINS InterPro DOMAIN/s: Transcriptional factor B3 (InterPro:IPR003340); BEST Arabidopsis thaliana protein match is: Transcriptional factor B3 family protein (TAIR:AT4G31680.1); Has 753 Blast hits to 472 proteins in 19 species: Archae - 0; Bacteria - 0; Metazoa - 0; Fungi - 0; Plants - 753; Viruses - 0; Other Eukaryotes - 0 (source: NCBI BLink).) produces the protein MANASPLSPTNQHFFQPLLPGFQSNLKIPVNYFSEHIEGKHEGKTVTLRTDASERTWEVKMEGHRLTEGWKEFVEAHDLRIGDFVVFRHEGDMVFHVTALGPSCCEIQYPQSSRHEEGEESGENEISEKEGEENVQKESDKSSSDLNCFSQSVTHSNISRDAVSVPRDFVKRSGFSKGRHEIVLMNEEGKSWESEVKSYMSGAVYLVGGWTTFCTENKLDVGDSCTFKLLQKAKTPVFQLCSRTKVESMNITGESKFVKLTPTPSSLALGKSIYR